AAAACAATAAAAAACTTTATAAACTAGCACAGCCAAAAAATCAAAAAATTGTAATCGACTTTTTTAAAACACAAAAATGGCCAACAATAGAAGCACAAAAATTCTTTAATTATTACCAGGGCATCGGATGGAAAGTGGGCGGTAAAACCAAAATTGTCAATTGGCAAGCTACAGCTCATAACTGGATGTTAAAAGCCGAAGAAATTAAAAATAATAAGCAACTGTCCCAAAACAAGGACAACCCACATTCACGCGAAGGCGGGAATCTCCACACCACAAAAAATAAAAATTACAATCAGCCACTTTAAAAATCCCGCAATATGAAACAGTTTAAACCACACATCATAACCGAGGGCGGCATCGATTACCATCTAGGCAAAATGGATAAAAATTGCATCCATTACGATTTCCAAAAAATTTTAATCTATCTAGAAGCTAAAGGCAAGCTTCTTTTTAGCCAAAACTTCAAAATTCATGAAGAAGACCACGCCATTATTTTCAAGCTTTGCATTTACACCATTCAAGATTTCGACTACTGCGCCAAACTGGATATCAACCCAACAAAAGGGATTCTGTTATCTGGTCCCGTCGGTTGCGGTAAAACAAGTTTAATGAAACTCTTACGGCACCTCACACCACACCGCAGAGCATATAAAATAATACCCTGTCGTAATGCCGTTTTTAGCTTCAATCATTTAGGCTATAAAACCATCGAAGATTACGGCAATGAAGACTTTTACTGTTTTGACGACCTTGGCGTGGAACCCACCGGCAGACACTATGGCAAAGACTGCAATGTCATGGGTGAAATTCTTTTATCCAGGTACGATCAATCACTTAAAAAGCAAGAAGCTCATAATCCTAAAATCCATTTCAAAACCCACGCTACCACAAACCTCAACGCCATAGAAATAGAAGAACGCTATGGCAACCGTGTACGTTCAAGAATGCGAACCATGTTTAATCTATTGGCTTTTGATAAAATTAGCAGAGATAAAAGGGTATAATTTATAAAATGGCTGAATTAAGTTATATTATTGGATTCTGTTTAAAACAGGTTACCAACATTTTATATAGTTCTGGATGTTTCTTTTTAAGCAAGTCTGGACGCTCAAAGAAATATTCTGAAGCTACTGCAAAAAATTCAGCCTGGTTTGTACCTCCATATTTCCGGATATCAGAATGATTGTCATTTATGGCTTCCATTTCCTTATGAATTAAATTCAACCAAGGTAATGCATATTGATGTTCTA
Above is a window of Bizionia sp. M204 DNA encoding:
- a CDS encoding ATPase → MKQFKPHIITEGGIDYHLGKMDKNCIHYDFQKILIYLEAKGKLLFSQNFKIHEEDHAIIFKLCIYTIQDFDYCAKLDINPTKGILLSGPVGCGKTSLMKLLRHLTPHRRAYKIIPCRNAVFSFNHLGYKTIEDYGNEDFYCFDDLGVEPTGRHYGKDCNVMGEILLSRYDQSLKKQEAHNPKIHFKTHATTNLNAIEIEERYGNRVRSRMRTMFNLLAFDKISRDKRV